TTTTATGTGTTTTAATTGCACTCCTAATCTCTGGAGGTGAGAAAGGTGCTGGAGAAAGGACCTTATTCTATCAAAATAGCTGGAGTAGCGGGAATATATCCCTATAGGGTTAAAGTTGAGAGATATCTTAAGGATCTTCGAGATTATTTCCTCAATAAACAATTGGTTGAGAATATTCTTTCAAGGGGTGTAAACCCGCTAATCTACGTTGTTTATGAGGTAAACCGCAAAGCCGAAGGCGAATTTAATGTTGGATGCACAGTTATTTATCCGGGAAAAATAGGTGACGAATACTATTTCACCAAGGGACATTTTCATGCTAAAGAGCCGACAAGCGAAGTTTATATTGGCATAAGTGGCGAGGGCGTGATCTTAATGCAGGATAGAAGTGGAAACACATTCGCTGAGAATATAGGTCCGGGAACAATTGTTTATATACCGCCTGGCTTCGCCCACCGCTCAGTGAATACCGGTAAGAGTGAACTTGTGTTCCTAGCAATTTATCCATCTGAAGCAGGGCATGATTATGAAACTATTATGAAAACTGGCTTCGCTAAACTAGTTGTTGAAAAAGATGGAAGACCAGTTTTAATTAATAACCCAAATTATAGGAGGATGTGAAACAGCCTTTCAAATTATTAAGATTTTCACCATTCGTCAAGGCAACCCTAAGATTTTTGACCACAAAAGATTAATAAGTTTAAGTATTTCTCTCCTTTGAGAGAGTATGAGTTACATCCTAAAAGAGAATTGTGGTGTAGTAGGAATATTTTCGCTTAGTGGTCATAATGTAACTCCTCTTCTGGTCAGCTGTCTAGAAGCCTTACAGCATCGAGGACAAGAGTCTTGGGGGGTATCGGTTGCTGGCAATCCAACATTTAAGAGACCCGGTATAGTGGTTCAATCGGTTGAGACAGAGTATGAGGAAATTTCCAAAATTAATGGTGCCTCTGGAATAGGTCATGTGCGCTATTCAACAACTGCCAAATCAACTCTTGAGCACGCTCACCCAATAGATATAGGAAAAAATGTGGATGAATATGGTTTTCGCATAGCGCATAATGGAACCCTCGAAAGGGATCTTTTAATCGAGAATCTTAGGGATTTAGGTTTCTCTATACCTTACGGTATGACTGACACGGAGCTTATGGGCATAAGTCTTTACAAGCTTTTGAGGAATGGTAAGAGTTGGGTTGAAGCATTTGAAGCATTAAACCCATACTTAAATGGATCATTCTCTCTAGTAATATTAACATCTAAGGGTGAACTTATAGCTGTCAGAGATGATAGAGGCTTTAGACCCCTATGTCTAGGGTGGCATGAGGAAACATCTTCTTACATAATAGCCTCTGAGAGTTGCGCCTTAGAGGCGGTTGGCGCACGCTTTATAAGGGATATTGAGCCTGGTGAAGTAATAATAGTGAATAGTGATGGGCTGAAATCCGAATTTTTTGCACGTGAAAAAAGACATGCCCATTGCCCATTCGAGTATACTTATTTTGCTCATCCAAGCTCGAAAATAGAGGGGATTACTGTTTATAATGCTCGAAAAAATATTGGGCGTGTTTTAGCGGAGAAATATCCGCTTGAAGGCGACATAGTTATACCTGTTCCAGACTCAGCTAGGCCAGCTGCCCTAGGTTATTCTGAGGAAACTGGTATACCATTTGAGGAAGGGTTGCTAAAGGATCGCTATAAACGTAAGGGGGGATGGAGAAGCTTTATTGAACCTGAAAAAAGGGAAGCAATAGTTTCAAACATTATCGCCATAAAAGATGTCATTGAAGGTAAAAGAGTAGTTCTTATAGATGACAGTATAGTTAGAGGGACTAGCTCAAGAATAATAGTTAGAGATAAGCTTAAGAGTGCCAAGAGTGTTTCCCTGCTTTTAACTTTCCCGCCAATAATATATCCATGTTACATGGGCATAGATTTTCCAAGTCAAGAGGAACTACTAGTGTATAGAGTATGTGGCACAAACATGAATATTAATGAAATTAATGAGGCTGTAGCCAAGCATATAGGCGCATCACTTGTAGGTTATAATGACGTGGAAGGCTTGAGCAAAGGAATAGGTTTACCAAAAGATCAAATGTGTTTGGCATGCACAACTGGAGATTACAGTTGCCTAAAATATAAACCAAAATTTAAAACTAGGGAAGAGATGAAGAGATAGATCAAACTTTGATTAACAGGATTATTGCATATCTTCAACTAAATCTCTTTCTTTAACTTTAGATTTAGATCTTTGCTCCATTTGGTTTTTAACGAGTCTAAGTAGAACATCACCTTCCTTATCTAGGTCAATTAAGGGCACATTAATCTCGCCTATCTCAGTTCTCTTTTTAGCTATAACCCCCGTGACAGCTAATACTGCCTCTGTTCCCTCCAGTGTTTTCATAAGATCCCAGTTATTTCTTGCCGTTATTATTTTTGGGATATCTTTTCTTCTAGCCGTGAGTGAGCGTAATCCTTCAATCAGTATTACATCTATATCTTCATCCCTAAAGAATTTAATTATTCTGTCCAGATCATTCGGACTCATTTCTTTCTTCTTAATTATTACTGTTTCTTTGGGTGCGAAGGCAACAGTTATTTTTGCTCCCGCATGCATATGTCTCCAGGTATCTGTGCCTTCAGTGTCGATTGAAAAGTCTTGGTGATAAATATGCTTTATTGATCCAACTTTATATCCCTCCCTTGTAAGATTTGATGCTAGATATTCAATGGTTGTTGTTTTACCGGATTTACTCACTCCAACAACAGATATTATAAGCATGCTTCCCTCTCCTTTGATAGGAGAATTTATTAAATTCTTTTGTTGAAGAGTATAATATTTGCTTTCCTTCTCATCTCCTTAAGATCTTTTCTAGGTTTGAACTGGCATGAAACTATCAAAGTTTAAAAATCTATTATTTATTTTGATTCTCTTTTTCCTTAGAGATCATCAGGCGCTATTAGGAATCCCGTACTTCGGAGCACTTTGGCTGGAGCCTAGCCCCCATCATCCCACGCATAACCCCCTAAAATCAAGCGGGATTGTATGGGCAGAATCGAAAGGAGAACAAGAATATAGACTCTCTTCACATCTTCAATCTCTAGGTTTAGTTAAGCAGCTTCTTCTTTGCTCTTTCATACTCCTCCTTAGTTATAACACCTTCATCCAGCAGTCTCTTTAACCTCTCAAGCTCATCAATTAGTGTACCAGTAAGAGGTTTTCTCTCAAATGTCCTCTCTAGGAAGGTAGCTATCCTCTGCTGCTGGTAAACCTCACGCCACCCAGAAATATTCCCTATTAATATTTCACGAACCATATGCGGCTCCCTTACGTCCCAGAATCTCCCGCCCCTCCAAGGCACAAGCCTAGGTGTTGTTCCGCCTATTATTGCGCCTTTCCCAACACCAGCTCCAATATAGCCGACCTCTAAGCCTGATGATGTCACGAAGGCTACGGAGCCGCAGTTCATGGCTCTGGCGAGTATTCCCTGCATGACGTGGACATCCCTTAACTGGTCGAAGGTCAGCTCCCTAGCATAGTTTCCGAAAACCCAGGACTTCTCAATCCTAATAGACTTATCAGTTATGTAATACGTGTATGCCCTCTTATTGAAGTAATAAAATATGAAGGCGACAAGTGAGAAAGCGACCCAAAGCAAAGTTGGCAACCAATGCACCAGTAACAATAGGAGTGAAACTACAGTGAAAGTTATTAAAAACTTGATAATAGTCTTTTTGAGATAAGGTTTTCCCACCCACAAATATGACACAACCGCCACCAAAAATTATATTAAATGCACGGCTAATTAAATATTTTATTGTTTATTGAACTGAACGCACCCAGTAGGGGTTGCATGCGCCTTTAATACTGCTTGTCTTTCATTAAATAAAGGCGATCTTGATGGTGAAGATTGTGGCTATTGTAGGTGGTAAACGTTCTGGAAAAACAACCATTATTCAGCATCTAACTCATGAGCTTAAGAATAGAGGTTATAGAGTTGGATCTGTAAGGGAGATGCTGAACGTTAATTGGATTGATACTCCTGAGAGGGAAACTTGGAAATATGGTGAGGCTGGAGCTGAAATTGTGACTGGCGCCGCGATGAACGAGACAGCTATTTTCGTAAAAAGAAAGCTTAGCTTAAAGGAGTTAGTGACTTTACTCATAGATCTAGACTATCTTCTCCTAGAGGGTTTTGAGGATGAGAAGACTATAGCAAGAATAGTTACGGCAAATAATGCGGCTGAGGCGCAAGAATTCTATAATGATTTAACTATTGCGATTTCGGGAATCATAACTGAACATAGAGAAGAGATGGAAAAAGCTTCAAAACTTGGGGTTCCAATCTTTAATTGTAGGGCAGAAATAGAAAAACTCGCCGACCTGGTTGAGCATAAATCCTTTCCATTCCTTCCTAACTTGAATTGTGGGGAATGTGGATATGGTTCGTGTCATGAACTTGCGAAAGCTATAGTTGCCGGATTCACCAATTTAAGGGAATGCCCGCTGTTTAGAAGGGAGGACATAATTTTAGAGGTAAACGGTAAGATTATACCCTTAAAGTCTTTCCCAGCTCTTATTATAAAGAGGGCTTTAATTGGTATGGTTTCCTCCTTAAATGGCGTTGATCAGATAAGGGAGATTAAAATCATGGTTAAGGCGACCTAAACTTGGATCTCCCTTAAGTAAAGCCCTTCAAGGAACATGGAAAATCCTAAAGGAAGCAACAAAAAGAAAAATCCTGCCTGATAAAATTATTAGACTGGATTTCGCTGTCACTCAATAGTAATTCTTCGGAGTCGCGATTAACGGTTCTATTTTAAGGAGAAATTTTAGTAGTTTTAGATTTCTGAGAATTTATGCATAATAAGTAGGCATTTCTATGAGGGCTTCGCCAGACGAATAGGTTTCTAAACGCTGGAAGAAATAGCGCAGTTAATTAAGGCGGCTCTGAACATATAGATATTTACTACTCTTGGAGTATGGAGGCTGTTAATTACAACTTATGGAGGAGGCTAATTTTTATGAAGGGTATTTTTAAATTTTATGGGATGTTGTATTATGTTTCGTGATGAAAATATAAGATACTTTGATGAGCCTGGTCCTCAAAAATGCTTAGCGTTAACGTTCTGATAATCTTTAAGGATAATAAGAACGCCAATGAGGGTTAAGGGGTAATTATTGTGGGTGAAACAAGATCAGTTCTGAGCAAATAAATGAGATAAGAAAGACGATCGAGAATTTCCTGCGTTAACGTTAAGAGGAACATTCGGTAAACCCTCTCAAGCCCCAGTATTCTTCCTTAACCAATTTTGCTGCAGTTCTAAATTTGGAGAATCTTCCACTAAATCTAAGTTTAGCCTTTTTAAGGAAGTTGCTGAAGACCTCCGGAACCTTATTTTGGCCACTAAGTCTCTTGCAGGGCTAGTGGTTGCCTATAAGCAGCAAATAGCTTAACAAAACACTCTTAAATCAATTTATTATAGATGTAATTATGAGGAGCCGGGTTCATTTGGGTTTCATTAAGGTTAAATTTGGTGTTTTTAATCCGCTTTCTCCTGCAAAGATTACTGAGGTAGAGGGTATAGTTGATACAGGAGCAATATATAGCGTTATACCTAGAAGGAGACTTGAGGATCTGGATGTTAAGCCAATTAAGAGGAGAAGGTTTAGGGCTTTTGGCGGGTATGTTGAGAGGGATATAAGTGAGGTTGGAATGGAGATTATGGGAAGGAGGAGGACAGTAACCGTTATTGTGGGGGAGGAGGAAGATCAAATCATTTTAGGCGTAACAGCCCTAGAATCCTTCGGTTTAGAAGTCGACCCAGTAAAGGGAACGTTGAAAGAGGCGGAGCTCCTACTTCTTGCAGTTCCATCCCTCTGTTAAGCTCCCCCTATAAATGAACAGTGTATTAATAACTTTTCCCTTTTGGTCCACCTAAGACTCTCACAACTCTAACTTTTGTTGAATTGAAGGCTGACTCTTCGGCCATCTTTTCGAGCTTCATAAGTTACTATTGTATTTGGGTTTACCCCTAATATTGTTTCTATCAACAATCCTTCGAAGGCTAGATAATTGTAAAATGAGTATAGGGCTGAGAAATAATTCTCATCAACGGTCTTATATTTTGCTCCGCCCTCCACTATATGCTGAAGGCTTTGCTGGGAAAGAGCGAGTACATCTTTAGAAGCGGCAGCTTAGACCACTTTGCACAGAACTTTAAAAACAGAGGAAGCATGTAGCCGAAGATAACATGATAAATTTCAAGACCTTCGGCACTTCAAGGCAACAATGGGGTACCATAAGACTAAGGACATACTTTACGTTAAATAGCTATTGGGACATAAGGGCATCAGAAACACCCTGAAATACACTCACCTAGTTAAGTTTGAGTCCGATGAATGCGTCTGTAAGGTTGCTAGGACAACCCGAGGAGATATCAAGTTTGATTGAAGCGGGATTCGAGTACATATGTGAACACGAAGGGCTGAAATTCTTTAGAAAGCGCAAGTAGGAGGGCGCGGAATGCCTGGAGGAGTGAGGTTGCGTAAATGGTGCGGGGGGTGGGATTCGAACCCACGAACCCCTTCGGGACGGGATACCCCATCCTTTTAGATCTTGAGTCTTACGCGCATATGGCGAAGGATAGCCATATACTCCGCGCATTAAGTCCAAATCTGCCTGTTTGACCTGGCTCTGCCACCCCCGCATCCTCATATATTAGCTTTATCGTTTTTCTGCGATAATTATATTTTGTGGTTTCATCTCTAGGATTATTGTTTCACGCTTTATTGCTGGAGGAAACTCTATGAGTGAAGATAGGATTGTTGAGATGATTGAGGAGGCAAGCAAGAGTGTTGTTAACATTAATACTTTGAGAGTTTTTCATGACTTTTTATATCAGGTTGTTCCGGTGGAGGGGATTGGTTCAGGCTTCATCTTCGACGAAAGGGGCTATATTCTAACCAATTATCATGTTGTTGAGGGTGCGAGGAGAATTCTGGTAACACTGGTTGATGGGCGTACTTTTGAGGCCAGGTTTATTGGGGCTTATAGGGGTTTGGATATAGCGGTTTTGAAGATAGATGCGGACAATCTAGCCGTAGCCAAGCTGGGCGATTCCGATAAACTGAGGGTTGGACAGAGGGTCTTTGCTATAGGAAACCCATTTGGATTGGCTGGTGGACCAACGGTTACGTCTGGTGTCATAAGCGCATTAAAGAGAACAATCCACTCTGAGAGGGGAATATTTAGGGATCTGGTTCAAACCGATGCTGCTATAAACCCGGGTAACTCAGGCGGACCATTAGTTAACGTTAATGGGGAGGTTGTTGCGATAAATACGGCTATAATTCCATTTGCTCAGGGAATTGGCTTTGCGATACCAATAAACGCTGCTAAGGAGGTTGCCAGAGAAATAATATTGTATGGTTCTTACACAAGACCGTGGCTTGGGATAGCTGGTGTTAGCGTGAATAGGCAGATTGCCGAATACTATGATTTGCCGGTTGAACATGGGGTGCTCGTTGCTAGAGTTACACCCGACAGCCCAGCCGATAAGGCTGGAATCGAGCGGGGTGACATAATAATTGAGTTTGATGGTAAGCGTATTGATGGGATAGAAGAGTTACAGAAAATTTTGGCCGAGAAGAAGCATGGTTGCGAATGCGAAGCCATAATTTTAAAGGGATTGAGAAAGTTTAGAGTAAAAATTTTGTTGGAGCGGGAGCCATAAAACCACAAACATTAATAAATCTTAAACCCTATTAATGCTTTTGTGGTGATGCTCAATGCCTATAGACCCAGACTTTCAGAAGAAGAGGAAGATTGTCGATACTCATAGGGGGCATGCTGTCTGGGGTCCGGTTGAGCCTCCGACAAAGCTTGGAATTCATGGAACAAATGTCGCTGTTGATTGGGATGTATGTGAGGGTTGTGGAACATGCATTGATGTATGTCCAGTAGGCTTATATGAGTGGGCTGAGACACCTGACCATCCGGTTTCAGAGAAGAAGTCTGACCCGGTTAGGGAGTCTGAGTGCATACAGTGCTTGGCATGCGAGACCCAATGTCCAACACAAGCGATAAAAATCACCCCACCATAATCACCCCTCATTTTCTTTTTAAGAGGCCACCACTAATCCACATTAATCCATGCCCTCTCAGTGATGTCGAGATTCTTAGTCATGATGATGTGAGACTGATATGCTAGAGGATGTTAATAAGATAATATTAGCCGCCCAGAAGAATGAGGTTACCGAGCACTATATTTATAGGAGACTGGCTCAATCAGTAAAGGACTCTAATAATAGGGATGTTCTGAGACATATATCGGTTAAGGAGCTTGAACACTACAATTTTTGGAGAGAGTACACCCGCAAGGATGTTAAACCAAGTAGGCTTAGGATTTGGAAATACCTCTTAATCTCCAAGATTTTTGGGATAACTTTCGGAATAAAGCTCATGGAGAGAGGGGAAGAAAGGGCCAAAATTATATATGAAAAGATATCCAAGCAGATTCCGGAGGCTTCCAGAATAATTGAGGATGAGGATTCACATGAGAAG
The DNA window shown above is from Candidatus Bathyarchaeia archaeon and carries:
- a CDS encoding glucose-6-phosphate isomerase family protein, whose amino-acid sequence is MLEKGPYSIKIAGVAGIYPYRVKVERYLKDLRDYFLNKQLVENILSRGVNPLIYVVYEVNRKAEGEFNVGCTVIYPGKIGDEYYFTKGHFHAKEPTSEVYIGISGEGVILMQDRSGNTFAENIGPGTIVYIPPGFAHRSVNTGKSELVFLAIYPSEAGHDYETIMKTGFAKLVVEKDGRPVLINNPNYRRM
- a CDS encoding trypsin-like peptidase domain-containing protein encodes the protein MSEDRIVEMIEEASKSVVNINTLRVFHDFLYQVVPVEGIGSGFIFDERGYILTNYHVVEGARRILVTLVDGRTFEARFIGAYRGLDIAVLKIDADNLAVAKLGDSDKLRVGQRVFAIGNPFGLAGGPTVTSGVISALKRTIHSERGIFRDLVQTDAAINPGNSGGPLVNVNGEVVAINTAIIPFAQGIGFAIPINAAKEVAREIILYGSYTRPWLGIAGVSVNRQIAEYYDLPVEHGVLVARVTPDSPADKAGIERGDIIIEFDGKRIDGIEELQKILAEKKHGCECEAIILKGLRKFRVKILLEREP
- the mobB gene encoding molybdopterin-guanine dinucleotide biosynthesis protein B, producing MVKIVAIVGGKRSGKTTIIQHLTHELKNRGYRVGSVREMLNVNWIDTPERETWKYGEAGAEIVTGAAMNETAIFVKRKLSLKELVTLLIDLDYLLLEGFEDEKTIARIVTANNAAEAQEFYNDLTIAISGIITEHREEMEKASKLGVPIFNCRAEIEKLADLVEHKSFPFLPNLNCGECGYGSCHELAKAIVAGFTNLRECPLFRREDIILEVNGKIIPLKSFPALIIKRALIGMVSSLNGVDQIREIKIMVKAT
- a CDS encoding aspartyl protease, encoding MGFIKVKFGVFNPLSPAKITEVEGIVDTGAIYSVIPRRRLEDLDVKPIKRRRFRAFGGYVERDISEVGMEIMGRRRTVTVIVGEEEDQIILGVTALESFGLEVDPVKGTLKEAELLLLAVPSLC
- the mobB gene encoding molybdopterin-guanine dinucleotide biosynthesis protein B; the protein is MLIISVVGVSKSGKTTTIEYLASNLTREGYKVGSIKHIYHQDFSIDTEGTDTWRHMHAGAKITVAFAPKETVIIKKKEMSPNDLDRIIKFFRDEDIDVILIEGLRSLTARRKDIPKIITARNNWDLMKTLEGTEAVLAVTGVIAKKRTEIGEINVPLIDLDKEGDVLLRLVKNQMEQRSKSKVKERDLVEDMQ
- a CDS encoding amidophosphoribosyltransferase; its protein translation is MSYILKENCGVVGIFSLSGHNVTPLLVSCLEALQHRGQESWGVSVAGNPTFKRPGIVVQSVETEYEEISKINGASGIGHVRYSTTAKSTLEHAHPIDIGKNVDEYGFRIAHNGTLERDLLIENLRDLGFSIPYGMTDTELMGISLYKLLRNGKSWVEAFEALNPYLNGSFSLVILTSKGELIAVRDDRGFRPLCLGWHEETSSYIIASESCALEAVGARFIRDIEPGEVIIVNSDGLKSEFFAREKRHAHCPFEYTYFAHPSSKIEGITVYNARKNIGRVLAEKYPLEGDIVIPVPDSARPAALGYSEETGIPFEEGLLKDRYKRKGGWRSFIEPEKREAIVSNIIAIKDVIEGKRVVLIDDSIVRGTSSRIIVRDKLKSAKSVSLLLTFPPIIYPCYMGIDFPSQEELLVYRVCGTNMNINEINEAVAKHIGASLVGYNDVEGLSKGIGLPKDQMCLACTTGDYSCLKYKPKFKTREEMKR
- a CDS encoding SHOCT domain-containing protein, whose amino-acid sequence is MPTLLWVAFSLVAFIFYYFNKRAYTYYITDKSIRIEKSWVFGNYARELTFDQLRDVHVMQGILARAMNCGSVAFVTSSGLEVGYIGAGVGKGAIIGGTTPRLVPWRGGRFWDVREPHMVREILIGNISGWREVYQQQRIATFLERTFERKPLTGTLIDELERLKRLLDEGVITKEEYERAKKKLLN
- a CDS encoding ferredoxin family protein, whose translation is MPIDPDFQKKRKIVDTHRGHAVWGPVEPPTKLGIHGTNVAVDWDVCEGCGTCIDVCPVGLYEWAETPDHPVSEKKSDPVRESECIQCLACETQCPTQAIKITPP